The genome window TGGCGCCTGGGTACCAGTCCATCGCTTCTGAGCGATTAACTACGTTGTCGCCTTTAAGCGCAGAAATTGGCACAAAACGAATATCACTTAAATTAATTTGCTCGGCAAACTCTCGATATTCAGCTTTAATTTTACGGTACTCGTCTTGGCTGTACTCCACCAAGTCCATTTTATTTACCGCAACAATAATGTGCTTTATACCTAACAAAGAGGCAATGTAAGAGTGACGTTTGGTTTGAGTTTGTACGCCATAACGGGCGTCAATCATTACAATGGCTAAATCACAGTTTGACGCACCGGTTGCCATATTACGCGTGTATTGCTCATGGCCAGGACAATCGGCAATGATAAATTTACGCTTTTCAGTGGCAAAGTAACGATACGCTACATCAATAGTGATGCCCTGCTCTCGCTCTGATTGTAAACCATCTACCAATAACGCTAAGTCGAACTCTTCGTTGGTGGTATTGAATTTTTTTGAGTCATTTTTAATTGCGTCTAAATGATCTTCAAAAATTAGTTTTGAATCATGCAATAATCGGCCAATCAGCGTAGATTTACCGTCGTCAACATTACCACACGTTAAAAAGCGCAACATGTCTTTGTTTTCGTGTACCTTTAAATATTCTTCAATATCGTTTTCTAATAAAGCTTGTTCTGTGCTCATTATTCTTTTCCTAGTGTTTAAAGCCTACATGAGCTTTAAAATAAATACTTAACTTAACTTGAATAAAAGTGATGGTTAGAAATAACCTTCCATCTTCTTTTTCTCCATAGAACCCGATGAGTCGTGATCGATCATACGGCCTTGGCGTTCAGAGGTTTTGGTTAATAGCATTTCTTGAATAACTTCAGGAAGTGTTGTCGCTTGTGATTCAACGGCGCCAGTTAATGGGTAATCGCCTAGTGTTCTAAAGCGCACCATTTTCATCATCGGCTCTTCACCTTCTTCTAACGGCATACGCTCATCATCAACCATAATCAATGTACCGTCACGTTCAACTACTGGACGTTTTGCTGATAGGTATAAAGGTACAATATCGATATTTTCTAAGTAGATGTATTGCCAAATATCAAGTTCAGTCCAGTTTGATAATGGAAAAACACGAATGCTTTCGCCTTTATTTACTTTACCGTTATAGCTATTCCACAATTCTGGGCGTTGGCTTTTTGGATCCCAACGATGGTTTTTATCACGGAATGAATAAACACGCTCTTTCGCCCGTGATTTTTCTTCATCACGACGTGCACCACCAAAAGCAGCATCAAACTGATGTTTGTCTAGTGCTTGTTTTAAGCCTTGAGTTTTCATTACATCGGTAAATTTAGAACTGCCGTGATCAAATGGGTTCATCCCTGCCGCGCGGCCTTCTTCGTTGGTATGTACAATTAAGTCCATGCCACACTTTTCTGCCATCATATCGCGAAAGGCGATCATCTCTTTAAATTTAAATGTAGTGTCGACATGCATTAATGGAAACGGTGGTTTAGCCGGGAAAAATGCTTTCATGGCTAAATGTAACAT of Thalassotalea fonticola contains these proteins:
- the cysD gene encoding sulfate adenylyltransferase subunit CysD is translated as MNLTHLKQLEAESIHIIREVAAEFDNPVMLYSVGKDSAVMLHLAMKAFFPAKPPFPLMHVDTTFKFKEMIAFRDMMAEKCGMDLIVHTNEEGRAAGMNPFDHGSSKFTDVMKTQGLKQALDKHQFDAAFGGARRDEEKSRAKERVYSFRDKNHRWDPKSQRPELWNSYNGKVNKGESIRVFPLSNWTELDIWQYIYLENIDIVPLYLSAKRPVVERDGTLIMVDDERMPLEEGEEPMMKMVRFRTLGDYPLTGAVESQATTLPEVIQEMLLTKTSERQGRMIDHDSSGSMEKKKMEGYF